The DNA window GAAGTTTGCTTTGGTCTGCTCAATACCCGGCTTGTTTATATTGGTACTTTCTGAATTCAAATAATTCTGAACGGTTCCGTTTATTTTGCTGAGCTGATCAGTAAATCCTTCACGCAGAGACTTGATACTTTGTTGTATGGTTTGAAGTGGTTCGTTGTTTTCTATCACTTTTTGGATTCCATCAGTAATACCTTGGAGACTTTGTTTCAAAAAAACCTGTGCATCGCTGACACTTttcttaaagtttaaaatagtttcctGCTCAGCTACATAATATTCAGGGTTTTGTGTTTCATGTTCTTGACGCTGAGGAGGACCTGGATTCCTCAAATCAGGGGTTGGTCTATCGATCTCTTCGGAATCGTCGGCATTTTCAGGAGTTTTGAGCGCGGCTTCAGCATTCTCAACGATGACTTCGACGGGGATTGCTTCAGGTTTTGTGCGCAGCTTGTTCTCAACATCCTTAATGGTATTCGCCTGGTCTAATAGTTCCTGTTCACTTGATGAAATTTCTGGGGTTTTGTCTATGTTTTCGGGAGCGATATCGAGCAGCTTCTTGTCAGCGCTGAGCTCGGGGATGGAGGCGGCGCGCGCGTGCAGCGCGGCCACGGTGACCAGTAGGAACGCGTACAGTCTCATGCTTGGTCTCGCGGTGTACTAAGGCCGCCGGGAGGGGCTCCACATTTATACGACTGAGGTAACGGTGctcggccgccgccgccgcacatAGTGTTTACGCTTTCCGTGCGTTTGCTCCGCGCTAAATGTATTtgtcattatttgtatttaaattgccTACACGAGCCATTTTGTTATCTCcttgtaaattaaaagttaatcatgttttaagtgaaattaatttaattttcttattgtgTAAGTATATTATACACTCGATCTTATAAAttacctttttataaataacataactgAACAAAGGTTACTTATACGTATCACAACAACATTAACCTATACCTTGACAGCAGGCTGTATGGATACACTTAATGGCGGCCTGTGAACTGATGCCGCGGAACTCAACAACATTGTTAAAATGGAACtactataaaagtaaatatgacaataaaaatagttttctttgtaaatataactTGTACGGACAAACATTTCAAAGATCAAACTTACTATTGTTATTTGATACTTTCGTTTTTTAAAGGCAGTTAAAGTAAGTACTTAAGGCATTACATACAATGGCGGGTCAGGAGTCATGAGACGAAAGTGCCGAAGTAAAACGAAAGTCAACTAATGCCTAGCGTCGATAACAATGGGCGATTGACAAATACTAAGGACTAGGATACCGACTCATGCACCTATCGGCTTAAAGTTCGGTGACTGCCTGCTTACTCATTCTAGGGcgatatatattaatttttaactgacttcatAAAGTAGCCgtttctcaattcgtctgtattattttgttaccttATTAATTAGGACTGCATGAACTAATTTCGTTGttcttattttcattgaaaGTGAAATAACTGCCATTAGGTCTCctagacatttattttcatcaatttcggaatgtatattttttgatatttgaagtcggttgtatgtctCTGTTGTTCAACCAATAGTACCTACTCGCAATACACATAAAGACCTGTAACAAACTGTGGTCTGCATCTTGTGGACTAAATCATTGCAATTATTAGTCATTATCTGTCCAGTGTCACGTATCAGCGGTATCAgcctatttttctttttaagcgACTTCCGTACTAAGAAACTTATCCCTATACGTATCCCTGTATCATGAGAGATACGAAAAGGTATCTGTAAAGGAGGCTCCTTAGGTATATCCTGCGTTAGCTTAGTAAGAATATGTAGATTTCAATAACGAAAGGGAAAATTCCTTTGCCATAAACATACTCCCACATTAGAACCCTCGGTGCTACGATTCCCCTTGCTATTTATAACTCCGGCTGCTGGACTGAACCCCGCTCCCGATACCCGTCAAACCTGATTCGGGAAGCCTAATGTGCGACTGGCGGAGATATACGTAAGATACCGACAACCTGCGGCCATTACAAGAGAGCAAGTGTGCCTTCAGTTGtgattattatgtaaatatgaaacATGTAAGAAAATCGTGGGAGCCAAATTACTGAAAGctacttttttttcttgcagCCAAAGGCGAATCTAGTTTTTTTCCTTCAATTCgactttattttagaaaattttaaacgCTGTAGGTTCCTGTGCTCTATCGAAACCGATACTACCTACTGATGCCACCTCTAATAATAGATGATGCGAGTAGATCTCTACTTGCTCAGTTCACAGCATATTCGTTTCAGATACAGCCTCGGGCCTCGTTAGCACACAATAAACACGAGACGTTCGTTACTCCGTCATACATACATTGTTCAGGATCGTTACCCATTAAAGCCAATCGTAAATTGATGATGTTCGGTAACAGCTATTTACACTTGTAGCAAAGTTAAATGGGAACGTGGATCTAGTTTTTAACCCCGACTGTGGCTACTTATGTCGCAATTTGAGCAAGCCTTGTGTTTAGCAGTGGTCCGCCATAGGCTGCATCAATTTAGATACTGATTGTGACTTGGAACAGTGCGTACATCAGATTTGTAAGGACTTATTTTAGAATGGAACTCATCATCTCAGTCAACgaaagattttaaatttcaagaagtgtaaatgtaaaattgatATTGGATACGAGGAAAGAGACAATAAAAAGACAAACAACTCAAGTCATGCATACTTTCGTGGTCAACGGTCTCCGAGCACCGTACTAATGTAAACCAGTATTGGAGGTATTAAACGTTCATAAAACagatttagataattttattcaaatttatgcATGCGtaaagtttcataaaatatttgtttaagccTCGGGAATTTCCATTCCGTCGATACACATATAGGTTTGTGTTGAACGGAATTGAACCGACATAAACTGAAAAGAattaaggaaaaacaaaaaggGTTTCGATTTAAGAACTGACTGACAAAAATAAGACCATTCGGGATCTATCTGGAGTTTCAAATGGACTTGCCTACTACCCAATGTAAGACTTAGGTAATTCTAACGCGGCCATTTCGACAATGAACTATGTAAATCTTAGACATTCTTCATATTTTCAATATCGTTATGAAGTCAGTACAAGTTTTGAGATGAGAGATAGAGATGTTAATGTTTATCTTATCGTTTATTCTACTTTGGTCCCTGCAAAAATGTATTACTCATATGATTTTAGTCTTTATATATGGGCGAATATGAAACTCGCTATTTATTCCGTCCAGGTGCGTAATTCCGCAGTCTGCAACCGCAGAAGTCATTCAAGTAACCAGCACGCGTGAGTTACGAGGCGTCTAAACAGACCGTTACTATCACAAACATGTAtttgacaatttatttccttCCACAGTTTATGGTCTACTAAACGAGTGATTAGCTGTGGGCAGCGCcggaatattaataaaacaagtagTTCCGAAACGATCTAGGCCAATGTCCCAACGGTTATCTGGCTTGCCGTCCTGATGCAAATTATTATAGTAACCTACGCTCTTAGAAAGTAAATGTGCCGTTTGAGTTGTATTTATGTGTAGTTAACTTGTATATGGGTTAGTGTGAGGGGCGCGTGCCGGCGCAGGTTGGGTCGAGCTGCGTTCTCGAAAGGAGACGGTTCTCGAATGCCTGTGATTCCGCTCCGAGCAGGCCTGAGAGTAGTGCTTGTACTTGTGCACACAAGCATAGTAACACTTCACCTACCGAACAGATACAAAGCTATTAGCTTCTCGTAGCTCAGTCTGAGTGACGGCTCGTGTGTCACCCGCCGCTGCTAGGCCGACCCCTTTCCCTCATTTTGTTGTATTCGCAAGACCAACtgcaaatgtttttgtttcattatcatGTCACTGTGTCAGCTTAGAAGGTAAAACGAAAAACGTATCGAAAGTACATATTGGTGCAGTTTTGTGCGCGGATAGTACGCGGATGAAAAGGTAGCCACAGAGGCATGACGACACAAAATTAGATTTAGGCATCGTTAAAAATGTCGCGCTGGAGAggatggagaggcctatgttcagcagtggacagctataggctgagatgatgatgatcaatCATCGTCATAatcaataagaaaataaaataaaagtatgtttttaacaACCAGAGGCAGAGGTCTGccaccatgtcttaaagtatGCTTAGGGGAGAAGGCAGACTGAACTAAATTTCACAAAATAGCTGTTAGGAATTTGTGAAAGAAGTCATTTGTCTATTTCAAACTACAACCTAGTTTAACAGATTAAGGATATTGATATATTGAAAGTCTTACAGTTGAACACTTAGCTAGTTCTAAAGCACACATGCGCATACAGGTAGAATATATTCTATTAAACAAACGTAAATCAACTTTAATGGCctcgtatttaaatatttatgagataaatATTTCCCTGTTAATGAAAATCAATAAAGAATAACGGTGTCACTGGTTTTATGACTTAAAGACCAGCGTTTATTTAAATCTGAGATTTCTAGCGGTTCTAAACTAcgtttaattactttttcaacatttttttgtgttggcAACATGTCGCCTTGAGGGACATCGCTCTAGAATTAGATCGCTCCACTATAATACATAAGCGGAATTGCCTTTTGAGCTTTTTCGTATTTGCGGCCGATACTGTTAGGCGCTTTTTTAATAACCTTTAGCAATAGAATaggatgtatttatttactcagGAACAAGGTTTTACAAAAAGGTGGTTACAATAAACTTCAGAATCTTTAATGTTAATATAGTAGTTTTTATCTCTCCATTTCATCACTCTATTTCTGATGTAGACCTGACATATGAAGTTGCATATTTGCTAGGGGCTTAGTAACGCAAATCCTCaaattatctacataaataatattgatcttagaaaagaaaaaccaaACTTACACGAACTTCTCTGGGATTATAAACTTGTTCTAATATTTACGTGAGATtaggttttaagttttatgatCTGATGATGTTCCAGATCAGATATATCACCTTTTTGTTATCACGTCTCGCGGTCGTTGACCCCGTGCAAGCTGCAGGTACTAGCGGTACCGTTACTCGGAGCTGGCACTTTTTGGAACcgctttttatttcaactggCGCCGTCACATCCGATTCGGATGAGACTTCAATTGGAATTCAGCTAATAAAGCGctttttgatgttgttttatttatggcaATAGAGTATATCTACTGGTTATTTCGTTAAGAATTGGAGAAATGGACTGCGTGTGTGTTGTTTACTTCCTGACAGATTTCTTGTTTCCCAAACTTTTTGTAATCCCAATACTATAACCctaatagtaatataattagAAGCAATAAGAAAATTAGcaataacataataatgaatAGTCTGCAGTCtacaatttttcttttgtttaaacttaGTTACATTTCGAAGACTCTAAAAGTGGAATTCCTCATTTCTCAAGATGGATACTTACTTAGAAAATGCCATTTATCTCACTTGCGTTCTAAAATCTTGAGACGTTTTTCAAAAAGAGATCTTCGCggtacaagaattaaattttatgatgcAGGAGACGTTTTGAAgaagtaaacaataatttatttctaaagatACATACCTTACTTCCAAGTAGCTTATTACATTACACCTCTTACTTCAGCTTGAAGCTGGTTCCGTCTCAAAGGACCAGTTGTTCCGTTACTTGGTTCGCGGGTCACCGCAGCAAGCGCGTGCTACGTGCTGTGCACTTGACCAACCTGACTACTGATGCACGGCTTCCTAGGACAGTACAGGTATCACATAGGTGTACTTATCTAAAGGACTTCTGACTAATTTGTTTACACGTCAGTCGTTTGTTAAGTGGTGATAAATCGATGCTATTGGTGAGGCGACGTAATAgtttgttaacaaataaaatatgagtatataaatacatgttttcTATAAAGGATatcgttttaataaattgtagtaTCTTAACTTGGCCAGTGTGGATTGTCTAAATAGCGCCTAATTGTAAGAGGACAAATTCAAAAAGCACCTAACAGCTTAAGGACCGGAacgattttataaatcatcgcaagttataaactattaacaaaaacatatccaCAGCCTaagtgaaaatagtttttagaaCATAATTCCTACATTTCCTACCAGCTGAAATGACTTGTAATGtgataaacaaattaacacACAGTTTAGCTTTTCCCGGTAACTTTATGCAACTACTTTCACTGAAAACTTTCTTTCAGTTATCACTGTGTGCCTTCgaattagtttctttttttaagaaatatggCGAGAACATTCAACGCAACATAAAagcgggatgaaaactatcctatgtaatcctggttataaattgTCTGTGTGCCAAGTTATgtttaaatccgtttagtggtttttgcgttaaagaagaacaaacatccatacatacaattttttaagtttataatattattaagaagtaACATATGGGAGGCCCCTTaactacttattttattaacttgttatagtgaaaacagaaatacatcatctgtgaaaatgtcaactgaaTAACTCTCTCGGTTCACAAGATTCGTCCtgggggcttagacaaagtaacaatttaaaaacgataacgaAGTTCGACAAGACTCAACTGTATGGGATTGACATAAGCCGCGTTAAATCACGTGGCCAACCGTCATCGTTATCGCAAGTTGGTAGACAATGTAATAATTCATAACGAAATCATAACCAAACGAATCGTCATCGCGTTTGTTCCTTACAAATGTGTAgacaaaacagatttaaaaggATGAAAGCGAAGTCTACTATTCACCCTATTTGCTTACTGAAACCTAACATTTTGCTCGTTATCTTTGTAATACTTAAGTAAAatcagtaggtacctaaattACTTCTACATTAGttcaagataaatattttgcatGGGAATTGCTCTTGTGCgacgacatatttttttgagtgaagtaataaaacaatgtaattcCGATCAATTATAATTGTAAGATGTGTTGTAACTATATAAACTTTGTTCCGCAACTTACTTAACTTTTGAgttccttgaaaaaaaaaggttaacgtaaatattttcgtattcAGTCTACGAAAGCTGTTTCTAAGTTGTTTAATGTGTGTTTGTGTTGAGTATTATGAGTTTAGTATTGATAAGAGCTGTGACGATTGTGAAGTGTTGAGAGATGTACCTACTAGTAGCAAGCATAGGTCATTGCAGGTAATTACTTCTAAAGCCGTGAATTTGCCTTGGCATTCCTCCCGTCTTATAACTAGGCCGTCTTATAACTAGGCTTCAAAGTTAGTCaagtattgtaattattttatctttatttaaacattatactATAGAGCATAGACATTATAGCGTGCCGTGTAATATGTATAGAACAACTACAACTTTAAGGAGAACTTTCACACTtccatttttattatagttcttTCGATGATTCACAACTTGGCTGTAGCTGAGCGCCAGGCGCAGGTGCTTACGAAATAATACATAGttagtataaaatatgtttaaaacgttatttataCTAATGAAAGAACAGCGTAAATAACCAGTTTGGGTGGCTATCATAAATAGTACTACGGCTCCAATATCTCCTTCGTAATTTGAACTATGTTAAGATAATGAGTCAATAGTCAAAACTGAGAACAAAGAGTCGCTTTATCAAAAAAAGAAGATACTATTAAACAGATGAAAAGGAATAAAAGGGAAtggatataaatattataagaagcaagtaatttaaaatgaaaagcaaGTGTAAGCCTGGAAGGcaagatataatttaatagaGTAACGTACAACTAGGTGCAAACTTATCGACTAGTAATGTAGGTGGGATGGTTAGTACCGCGCCCTTCGGCCCTTGTTCCTCACGTGGTTGGCCAGGCACAGGCCGAACACTGCTGCTACCAACTggaaaaatgcaaaaataccATGATAATGTTATATAAGACGATGTGGTAGCTTAAACGGTGGAATTGGTTGTAAAAGTTAATCAGGCGTTTGATACTATACGGTTGAGACGGTTTGTAACATATTCGGTAGTCTTTACGTTACAAAAGGGTTTAATTTGTAGAAGGTTTTAATATAGGAAACCTTGCTTAACCGCAACACGAGAACTAGaaaacaattaatcaaaaatgtCGTTGACATGTCCTGATGGGACCGAAAccccaaattaaaataaagattaaaaaaaaattaatcaaaaatgtgGTCCTTAGAACAACTTAACTAATATGGATATTATGTTATACTATTCATGGTTAAATATGTCAAacagaatatattttaacatataaGATTACTATAATCTATCATATCTagattattttgtactttactATTGATTTTTACTTCACTTTATCGATGCGCGCGCAAAATGAAACAGATCAATCCTCAATTTAATATGACGAACAGATAAAGGaagatctatttaaaaaatcaggTTACATTACAAAAACCACACAATTGTTTTGCTCTTTTAAGATTAAGACTCGATCGAAGTAGGTTATCTCTAAGATTACCTAGTTGATATACACTCAAAACTgattaacaaaagaataatgGCTCCAATGAAAGTATACATTAAGTTGAATAATGCTTATCAAAATCCCTTAATTACTGATATTGATAGTACTTTATAACCGAGCGAAAGTATGTAGTGTTacaaagtattataatattgatataatgAATATATTACTAATTCACTGAGTATAAATTATTCCTTCTTCAAAATTAAGATTTGTATGATAGTTTTTAACACCGTATTCTTATATCCATCCAAGTCCATCAAACCAAATTTCCGTCCTTTGCCTTTTCGGTATAATGTACGCGCAAAATGTTCAATCCTCTATATCAGCGTTAGCAACTCACCTCAATAGCTACAACAACGATGGCGACCACTCCGATAGCGAGTCCGAAGGTGTGGAAGAACTCCTGTACGGTGCCATTGCAGCCAGAATAGGCGTTGATAGGCGTGCAGGGTGTGGTGGCGCAGCACGACTCCGGCAGATTCATGCTCAAGTAGGACAGGCTGCCGTTAGGACCGCAGCAAGAGAACTAGAAACACACGAGTAGTTCAATCAGATAAGCATATTTTGTCGCATCCCAAATGTGGTACTTATGGGACCTTAAAGTATATaaacatcttctaatatataaaattcccgtgtcacgatgttagtaaccgtactcctccgaaacggctttaccgatttttaccaaacatTATATGAGTATTCAGTatgtctgagaatcggctactatctattttttatacccctaagtgataagggttgtccaccctttatattttgtctccactgtgatcatcgactgttaggcggtacgtcgttcgccgggacagctagttgaatataattttgaacaGGTGCCTCAGTAATTATAGCATGAGTTGTTCTTTGGCTTATCTTAATTGGGTTTTAATTAGTCATATCCAATGcattttagttataattatacAAGTTGTTGGCTATGTGATGCTATTCAAAGGTCAACTTGTATTCAAGTTTTTCATAAATTGACAGTGGTTCAATGGTATAGCTAAAAGAACGACATCCTGATTCGTGACCAAGAAACCGAGCAACCATGGATTAGTGATATTATATAGGATATTGTTGATtggattattattaaatctatttgtCAGGCAACGTGTAAacctttaatattattatcagagttttattataaacatcaatgacaaacaataaaaaatccacgCTTATCACAAGTTTAAATTACACTCGATCTCAAATTACTAAACGAAATAGAATCCGCACAAACATCTGCACGCGTCAGCTTGGTGTTTCGATGATATTGAAATAACATCGGAATGAAACCAGCTGTGCAAATTTGGACTGCATGTTATgccaattgttttattttcatgtcaattctttgaaaataaataagttaattgtATTACTTATTGTTATACAGAATAGAGAAATGGTGAAATGTTGAAAATCAAACTAACTGTGCTTTTCTTTAAAACGATACCCTTGACATTAAAGTTTTCTTCAAATTATCCTTGTCACTTACCGTCTTTTCAATCTCTTGGAAAGAGACCTTATCCCTGCTGAAAGCTTCGTTCAGCCACTGAGGAACTTCAGCTATAATGTCGTCCAGCTTCACGAAGATCAGGATGGCCAGGGTCAGCTTGATGATCATCAAAATCAGCATGAAGATGGAGTACTGGAAACATGAAGTGATAATTTATAACAGTTCGTGGAATGTAGAATAAGGTTGCATATTCTTCTTAAGTGCCACTCATAACTTGAATACACTTGAGTTacaattattgatttaaatatttcaattgttgttttaaagataCTCTAATTTTTTCGCTCCAGTGCTTCAGTGTTCGGAAAGGCACGTATGAGCCATGTACATTCTGTTCAGTACCATAACATGATCATGCTTGATCTTCATAAGGTCCTAAAATGTCTTATTTATCAATACTTCAGGCGCCACTTATGGGAAAGTATCTCAAGAAACCTCAGCTTTCCTTTgccataaaattattatctttaacaATTAATAGGAGGACTCACAGTGACGAGCATGCAGTTGTTCTCCCGGATGGCACCGCAGCAGCCGAAGAATGCGATGAGGAAGACTATGCCGCCCACCACCATGGAGGTGATGGGCGCGGTCTGCAGACTCGCGTCCGCATTCTCTATGACGTTGATGATCTGCGAGATCTGCAGCTGCACCGCCACGCCGATACCCAGCAGGGCGAGCCCGGCCAACTGAAAtgttacaaattcaaattaatattgtgtcATCAGCAGCATTACTCCTCCGTTTATCCAGTCGCCAAAGAGTGTCTGAGGCTAAGTTGCCGATAATTATGCTTTCCTTCGGCAACTTGTCATAGATGAGGTTGAATAAGCTTCAGGCCTTGAGCATGGAGtcgtaagttttattttcatttggtgCCCGATTGGGACCGAATCGACGTTAGAACAAGTGTAAGTTTGCGTTGCGTTTCTATTACCTTAGCTATGTTatttgaagtggttttttttaaactaaactaatttgGTAAATCTATTTTATCGATACCTTTATTTTTGCCCTACGTAAAAAAGCAATATGTCTCGCTAAAAAACACACATAGAAAGTTTCGCTCGGCTCCTGAACGACATATAGTCGGTTATCAGTAATTGGAACATTATCTCCGGCCTGCAGGCTACGAGTTATCTTATCAAAATTATCGCAGTTTTAGGTGCGACGCGCCGGTGGCCTCATATCCAACGGTTTTATAGCTATTGCGATCTATACATTAGAATATAGTTATAGTATTGTTTTCTCATAATGAGTA is part of the Trichoplusia ni isolate ovarian cell line Hi5 chromosome 7, tn1, whole genome shotgun sequence genome and encodes:
- the LOC113495786 gene encoding 23 kDa integral membrane protein-like — encoded protein: MGCGEFLVKYILFFANLVFALAGLALLGIGVAVQLQISQIINVIENADASLQTAPITSMVVGGIVFLIAFFGCCGAIRENNCMLVTYSIFMLILMIIKLTLAILIFVKLDDIIAEVPQWLNEAFSRDKVSFQEIEKTFSCCGPNGSLSYLSMNLPESCCATTPCTPINAYSGCNGTVQEFFHTFGLAIGVVAIVVVAIELVAAVFGLCLANHVRNKGRRARY